One window from the genome of Lysobacter helvus encodes:
- a CDS encoding DUF1453 domain-containing protein, translated as MPLLLLPLIVLVLFAAWLVLLPVSLWARYSSGRARRRAQGWFLRGNAWLLAVSLPIFVVSSWAATHWMADALRDAGWGLLFGAGVGVLGVSLTRFERDAKGWTYTPNRWVVLGLTAIVAARVFAGLWMAWRHLSGDASGAFAGWLDAGAWTGIAGVFLGYALAYTWGVLARLSRIA; from the coding sequence ATGCCCTTGTTGCTGCTCCCGTTGATCGTGCTCGTCCTGTTCGCGGCCTGGCTCGTGCTGCTGCCGGTGTCGCTGTGGGCGCGGTATTCGTCCGGGCGCGCGCGGCGGCGTGCGCAGGGGTGGTTCCTGCGCGGCAATGCGTGGTTGCTTGCGGTGTCGTTGCCGATCTTCGTGGTGTCGTCGTGGGCTGCGACGCACTGGATGGCGGACGCGCTGCGAGATGCGGGCTGGGGTTTGCTGTTCGGCGCGGGGGTCGGCGTGCTCGGCGTGTCGCTGACGCGCTTCGAGCGCGATGCAAAAGGCTGGACCTACACGCCCAATCGCTGGGTCGTGCTGGGGCTCACGGCGATCGTGGCGGCGCGCGTGTTCGCCGGGTTGTGGATGGCGTGGCGGCATTTGTCGGGCGACGCGTCTGGCGCTTTTGCCGGATGGCTCGACGCGGGCGCGTGGACCGGGATCGCCGGCGTGTTCCTCGGCTACGCGCTGGCCTACACCTGGGGCGTGCTGGCGCGGCTGTCGCGCATTGCGTGA
- a CDS encoding OmpA family protein, with amino-acid sequence MISMKGLKQLALSSALMGLLVALPALAADGDPSTIKGLITAVNGDMITVKDSNNVERKIHVSPDTKIKKKKGLAAVRYETVEKGALMAGLPIVADVVAQGDGFNATAISFGSEDFRTAQQVQAGVAPTHAGMEANAARMNDFGTYEALATAEVHFASGSTAISSQGKSDLMALAAKTKELKDYRMVVQGFTDSTGDAAANQVLSTKRAAAVTNFLQQKAGVSPGRVQAGDGMGVASDAGTGSNASARKVVVKLVVDKGVNAGK; translated from the coding sequence ATGATTTCCATGAAAGGTCTGAAACAGCTCGCCCTGTCGTCCGCACTGATGGGTCTCCTCGTTGCGCTGCCCGCCCTCGCGGCCGACGGCGATCCGAGCACGATCAAGGGCCTGATCACCGCGGTCAACGGCGACATGATCACGGTCAAGGACAGCAACAACGTCGAGCGCAAGATCCACGTCTCGCCCGACACGAAGATCAAGAAGAAGAAGGGCCTGGCGGCCGTGCGTTACGAAACGGTCGAGAAAGGCGCCCTGATGGCGGGCCTGCCGATCGTGGCCGACGTGGTCGCGCAGGGCGACGGCTTCAACGCCACGGCGATTTCGTTCGGCTCGGAAGACTTCCGCACCGCGCAGCAGGTGCAGGCCGGCGTGGCGCCGACCCATGCAGGCATGGAAGCGAACGCCGCGCGCATGAACGACTTCGGCACGTATGAAGCGCTCGCCACGGCAGAGGTGCATTTCGCCTCGGGCAGCACCGCGATTTCCTCGCAGGGCAAGTCCGACCTGATGGCGCTCGCCGCGAAGACCAAGGAGCTGAAGGATTACCGGATGGTGGTGCAGGGCTTCACCGATTCCACCGGCGACGCCGCCGCCAACCAGGTCCTCAGCACCAAGCGCGCCGCGGCCGTCACCAATTTCCTGCAGCAGAAGGCCGGCGTTTCGCCCGGTCGCGTGCAGGCCGGCGACGGCATGGGCGTGGCGTCCGACGCCGGCACGGGCAGCAATGCCAGTGCGCGCAAGGTGGTCGTGAAGCTGGTGGTCGACAAGGGTGTGAACGCCGGGAAGTAA
- a CDS encoding NAD(P)H-dependent flavin oxidoreductase, protein MLDIDLPVIQAPMAGVQGADLAIAVSGAGGLGSLPCAMLDAAQLRAALERIAAATPRPVNLNFFCHAMPTPDASREARWREALQPYYDELGLAFPDANDAGARRPIDAAVVDVIAGFRPKVVSFHFGLPAPDLLQRIKGWGAFVLGSATTIEEGRWLAAHGADAVIAQGLEAGGHRGHFLSDDLSLQLPLRDLLAGLAHAIDVPLIAAGGIGSHADVRAALRAGASAVQVGTSYLLCPEATTSPVHRTAIARASVPDTALTNLFSGRPARGISNRLMRDLGPLSDLPPAFPLAAEAIAPLRSHAERIGRDDFSPLWSGTNTAGCSTQGAAEITRTLAGA, encoded by the coding sequence ATGCTCGACATCGACCTCCCCGTGATCCAGGCCCCGATGGCCGGCGTGCAGGGCGCCGACCTGGCCATCGCCGTCTCCGGTGCCGGCGGGCTGGGCTCCCTGCCCTGCGCGATGCTCGATGCCGCGCAGTTGCGCGCCGCGCTGGAACGCATCGCCGCGGCCACGCCGCGACCGGTGAACCTCAACTTCTTCTGCCACGCGATGCCGACGCCCGATGCGTCGCGTGAAGCGCGCTGGCGTGAAGCCTTGCAGCCGTATTACGACGAACTCGGCCTGGCGTTCCCCGATGCGAACGACGCGGGTGCGCGACGACCGATCGATGCCGCGGTCGTCGATGTGATCGCCGGATTCCGGCCGAAGGTCGTCAGCTTCCACTTCGGGCTGCCCGCGCCGGATTTGCTGCAACGGATCAAGGGCTGGGGCGCGTTCGTGCTCGGCTCCGCGACGACCATCGAGGAAGGCCGATGGCTCGCGGCGCACGGCGCCGATGCGGTGATCGCGCAAGGGCTGGAAGCCGGCGGGCATCGCGGGCATTTCCTGTCGGACGATCTGTCGTTGCAGTTGCCCTTGCGCGACTTGCTGGCCGGCCTGGCGCACGCGATCGACGTGCCATTGATTGCCGCGGGTGGCATCGGCAGCCACGCCGACGTGCGTGCGGCGTTACGGGCCGGCGCGAGCGCCGTGCAGGTCGGGACGTCCTACTTGCTATGTCCGGAAGCCACGACCTCGCCGGTGCATCGCACCGCCATCGCGCGCGCGTCCGTGCCGGACACCGCGCTCACCAATCTCTTCAGTGGCCGGCCGGCGCGCGGGATCTCCAATCGCCTGATGCGCGACCTCGGACCGCTCTCCGATTTGCCGCCCGCGTTCCCGCTCGCCGCCGAGGCGATCGCACCGCTGCGGTCGCACGCCGAACGTATCGGCCGCGACGATTTCTCGCCGCTCTGGTCGGGCACCAACACCGCGGGGTGCAGCACGCAAGGCGCCGCGGAGATCACGCGCACGCTCGCCGGCGCTTGA
- a CDS encoding sensor histidine kinase, producing the protein MGTGLADFIEHHSETIISHAMVFAKTVDVGAPLDDAALRDHLPDIVAAIVADLRRPQTREEEIEKSEGRALAPVGTPRTAAGTHALFRAHSGFSVSHLVSEYRALRASVLRLWADAPEAAAVSADEVTRFNEAIDEAIAESVSHYADEVERWRNIFLGVLGHDLRSPLSAIVMTSELIARTAVDAPMAEAAQRLIRSGERMRALLDKLLVYNRAKLGVGFEIDKAQVDLVQVCRDEVDLLQGTMPQVRIEFRAEGPVSGMFDATRVREALANLVVNALKYGNRGGDIQVTLRQADAGVELKVGNAGEPISREMLDLMFEPLRRGGVLGGEQEHERASLGLGLFIVNQIALAHAGTIRADSSDGKTTFTLNLPNG; encoded by the coding sequence ATGGGCACCGGTCTGGCGGATTTCATCGAGCACCACAGCGAGACGATCATTTCCCACGCGATGGTGTTCGCGAAGACGGTGGACGTGGGCGCGCCGCTCGATGACGCCGCCTTGCGCGACCACCTCCCGGACATCGTCGCGGCCATCGTCGCGGACCTGCGCCGCCCGCAAACGCGCGAGGAAGAAATCGAGAAATCCGAGGGCCGCGCGCTCGCCCCCGTCGGGACGCCGCGCACCGCCGCCGGCACCCACGCGTTGTTCCGCGCGCACAGCGGCTTCAGCGTGTCGCACCTGGTGTCCGAATACCGCGCATTGCGCGCGTCCGTGCTACGCCTGTGGGCCGACGCCCCCGAGGCCGCGGCCGTCAGCGCGGACGAGGTGACGCGTTTCAACGAAGCGATCGACGAAGCCATCGCCGAATCGGTGAGCCACTACGCGGACGAAGTGGAACGCTGGCGCAACATCTTCCTCGGCGTGCTGGGCCACGACCTGCGCAGCCCGTTGAGCGCCATCGTGATGACCTCCGAACTGATCGCGCGCACCGCGGTGGATGCACCGATGGCCGAGGCCGCGCAGCGTTTGATCCGCAGCGGCGAGCGCATGCGCGCGTTGCTGGACAAGCTGCTGGTCTACAACCGCGCGAAGCTGGGCGTCGGGTTCGAGATCGACAAGGCACAGGTCGACCTGGTGCAGGTGTGCCGGGACGAAGTGGACCTGCTGCAGGGCACGATGCCGCAGGTGCGCATCGAATTCCGCGCGGAAGGGCCGGTGTCCGGGATGTTCGATGCCACGCGCGTGCGCGAAGCGCTCGCCAACCTGGTGGTGAATGCCTTGAAGTACGGCAACCGCGGCGGCGACATCCAGGTCACGTTGCGCCAGGCCGACGCGGGCGTCGAACTGAAGGTCGGCAACGCAGGCGAGCCGATCTCGCGCGAGATGCTGGACCTGATGTTCGAACCGCTGCGCCGCGGCGGCGTGCTGGGCGGCGAACAGGAACACGAGCGCGCCAGCCTCGGCCTCGGTCTGTTCATCGTCAACCAGATCGCGCTGGCGCACGCGGGCACCATCCGCGCCGACTCGTCGGACGGGAAGACGACGTTCACGCTGAACCTGCCGAACGGCTGA
- a CDS encoding HD-GYP domain-containing protein: protein MADLARETAAVLRALHERDDNTSAHCDRTCALSVETGRALGLSAEELGVLHWAGQLHDIGKLGIPDRVLFKPARYDADDIAVMRTHPRRGHDILSAIPDPRVAAIATVVLHHHEAIDGSGYPDGLRGDDIPVLARILCIVDAYDAIATVRPYHAPKRHDEVMRMLNVEQGRKFDPHLLGRFDKTVASSAYKAVG from the coding sequence ATGGCCGACCTCGCCCGCGAAACCGCCGCCGTCCTGCGCGCCCTGCACGAGCGCGACGACAACACGTCCGCGCACTGCGACCGCACCTGCGCGCTGTCCGTGGAAACGGGGCGCGCGCTCGGGCTGTCCGCCGAGGAACTGGGCGTCCTGCACTGGGCCGGGCAGCTCCACGACATCGGCAAGCTCGGCATTCCCGATCGCGTGCTGTTCAAGCCGGCGCGCTACGACGCCGACGACATCGCGGTGATGCGCACGCATCCGCGCCGCGGCCACGACATCCTGTCGGCGATCCCGGATCCGCGCGTGGCCGCCATCGCCACCGTCGTGCTGCACCACCACGAAGCCATCGATGGCAGCGGCTATCCGGATGGCTTGCGCGGCGACGACATCCCGGTGCTCGCGCGCATCCTCTGCATCGTCGATGCCTACGACGCCATCGCCACCGTGCGGCCGTATCACGCGCCCAAGCGGCACGACGAGGTGATGCGCATGCTCAACGTCGAGCAGGGACGCAAGTTCGATCCGCATTTGCTGGGGCGCTTCGACAAGACCGTCGCATCGAGTGCATACAAGGCCGTCGGCTAG